CACAGCCACGGGCTGGCCGCGGCCCTGGCCGTGGAATCCGGTTCCTGCGGCCTTGATATCCAGAAGATCGTGGCCACCATCCACCGGGTCAGGCAACGGTTTACCAGCCCGCCGGAAATGACCCTCATCCGCCGGGCAGAAAAAAAACTTACCAAAGAGGCAGGGCTGACCATCATCTGGGCCGCCAAGGAGGCCCTGCGCAAGGCGGCCGGGATCACGCCCCTGCCCGGTTTTCTCGAACTGCGCCTGACCGCGGCCGCACCGTTGCCGACCTCGGAACTTCTCAACCCGGCCCTGGCCCTTGATTTCCAGGCCCCCCCGGACCAGGGGTCCCCGGATTCCCCGGCCCGGGTGACGGCCGGTCTGTACCATGATTTTGCCGTGGCCTTCACCTTCGCGTCATGATACAATTGCGCCTGCGGTCCACCCCTGCCCTCTTCCCATTCGCCCTTAACCTGTAAAAACACCATGGAAATCATCCAGCACCTCAACGCCATCAGCCTGTTCAACGGCCTGACCAAAGACCAGTACAATGACCTGGCCATGATCCTGACCGACCAGGAATTCAACCGCGGTCAGACCATCTTCAACGAGGGCGATGACGGGGTGGGCTTTTACGTGATCGTCACCGGCCGGGTGAAGATCTACAAGGTATCGCCGGACGGCAAGGAACAGATCCTCCACATCCTCGGCCCGGGCGACCCCTTTGCCGAGGTGGCGGTGTTCAGCAGCAACCGCTATCCGGCCCATGCCGAGGCCCTGCGGAAAAGCCGGCTCCTGTTTTTTCCCAAGGACTCCTTTCTCAAGCTGGTCAGGGACACCCCCTCCCTGTCCCTGAACATGCTCGCCTCCATGTCCATGCGGTTGAAACGCTTCTCGCACATGATCGAGGCCCTGTCACTCAAGGAGGTCCCGGGCCGGCTGGCCGCCCATATCCTCTACCTGCGGGAAAAACGGCAAGGCGCGCCCGAGGTTGAACTGGACATGGCCAAGGCCCAGCTCGCCAGCCTGCTGGGTACAATCCCGGAGACCCTTTCCCGGATCCTGGCCAAGATGAGCAAGCAGGAATTGATCCGCATCAACGGCCCGAAAATCACCATCCTCGATCCGGAAGGACTGGCCGCTCTGGCCGAGGGCGAGACCCGGCTTTCCTGAGACCGACCATGCCGGAACTCCCTGAAGTCGAAGTCACCCGCCTGGGCCTTGCCCCCCTGCTGCCCGGCCGCCGGGTGATGCGCATATATTCGTCCGACAAAGAGCTGCGGTTGCCCCTGCCCGGAAAACTCCTGCGCCAATGGATCATGCACGCCGTTGTCCGCCGGGTGGACCGGCGGGCCAAGTACCTTCTCATCCGGATGGACAATGGCGCGGTGCTGGTCGTCCATCTGGGGATGAGCGGCCGGTTGGCCCTGATGCCGGCGAACGCCCCTCGTGCCAAGCACGATCATTTCCGGTTAGGCCTGGACAACGGCCGGGAACTGCGTTTCAACGACAGCCGCCGCTTCGGCGCAATCCAGGTGCTGCCGCCGGGCCGGAAACACGAAAAAGATTTTTTCAAAAACCACGGGCCAGAGCCCCTGGGGCGTTCTTTTACCGCCGGGTATATGCTAGAACGAGCCAGCATCCGGAAACAACCGGTGAAGCTTTTTCTCATGGACGGCCGGGTGGTGGCCGGGATCGGCAACATCTATGCCAATGAGATTCTTTTTGCCGCCGGGATCCGGCCGGATACCCCGGCCGGAAAACTGAACGAAAAACAATGGCAGGCCGTGGTCCGCCATTGCCGGAGGATCCTCCGGCTGGCCATCAGAAGCGGCGGCACCACCATCAGTGATTTTCTGAACGCCAGCGGCGAGAGCGGTTATTTCCAGCTCGACCTGCGGATCTACGGCCGCGCCGGCCAGCCCTGCCGGATTTGCGCCACCCCGGTGATCAGGACCGTACTCGGCGGCCGGGCCACCTATTACTGCCCGACCTGCCAGAAATCGTAATCAGCAGGGACCAGCCACCTTGTGTCTGTCCAGAAATGAGCAATTTCGTTCAAGATCAAGGATCGCGAAAAAAATAAGCACAGGCATATATGTGATATCGGAGTCTCGTAACCTCGCTTACCTCCGAGCATTATTTTTTGAGCATGACGCCGAGATTGGGCGAAA
Above is a window of Desulfobacterales bacterium DNA encoding:
- a CDS encoding 4'-phosphopantetheinyl transferase superfamily protein; translation: MDPAVISFTNTGLGVKPAAGQGEAVLTLLPLERLASSLADHGQAALTDRYLLPLEQERYCAFSHAKRKLEWLGGRIAAKQAVHILRPGPGRRDRQIIADRHGRPFFSDRAGNILETPTLSISHSHGLAAALAVESGSCGLDIQKIVATIHRVRQRFTSPPEMTLIRRAEKKLTKEAGLTIIWAAKEALRKAAGITPLPGFLELRLTAAAPLPTSELLNPALALDFQAPPDQGSPDSPARVTAGLYHDFAVAFTFAS
- a CDS encoding Crp/Fnr family transcriptional regulator; the encoded protein is MEIIQHLNAISLFNGLTKDQYNDLAMILTDQEFNRGQTIFNEGDDGVGFYVIVTGRVKIYKVSPDGKEQILHILGPGDPFAEVAVFSSNRYPAHAEALRKSRLLFFPKDSFLKLVRDTPSLSLNMLASMSMRLKRFSHMIEALSLKEVPGRLAAHILYLREKRQGAPEVELDMAKAQLASLLGTIPETLSRILAKMSKQELIRINGPKITILDPEGLAALAEGETRLS
- the mutM gene encoding bifunctional DNA-formamidopyrimidine glycosylase/DNA-(apurinic or apyrimidinic site) lyase; amino-acid sequence: MPELPEVEVTRLGLAPLLPGRRVMRIYSSDKELRLPLPGKLLRQWIMHAVVRRVDRRAKYLLIRMDNGAVLVVHLGMSGRLALMPANAPRAKHDHFRLGLDNGRELRFNDSRRFGAIQVLPPGRKHEKDFFKNHGPEPLGRSFTAGYMLERASIRKQPVKLFLMDGRVVAGIGNIYANEILFAAGIRPDTPAGKLNEKQWQAVVRHCRRILRLAIRSGGTTISDFLNASGESGYFQLDLRIYGRAGQPCRICATPVIRTVLGGRATYYCPTCQKS